CAGGGCCCCGCCCGGCGCACGCCGGCCGCCGCCCGCCGCCGCATCGCGTCCGCCCCGCGGACCACCACGAACGGAGGTGCCCAATGAGCACCGTGCCCAAGAGTTACCCCGACGCCATCGACTGGACCACCGACCACCTGGCCAACTGGCCGGCCGACCCCACCGAGATCGGCCTGGACGCGGCCCGCATCCTGGAGCTGACCCAGCGCAAGGACCTGGCCGCCGCGGCCCTGGCCAACGCGCGCCAGCTCGACGCGGACAAGAAGGCCGCCTACGAGGACTACCACGCCAAGGCCAAGGCCATGCGCGACTACGCCAGCCAGAGCGTGGGCATCGTCCGCAGCTTCGCCCAGGGCAGCGACAACCCCCAGGCGGTCTACACCCTGGCCCAGATCCCCGCGCCCGCCGACCCGGCGCCCGCGCCGCCCCCCGGCGTGCCCTACAAGTTTGAGACCCGCCTGATCCAGGGCGGGGCCCTCGAGGTCTCCTTCGAGTGCGACAACGAGGGGACCAACGCGGTGAGCTACGAGGTCCGCCGCCGCGACGGCAGCGGCCAGGGCGCACCGTTTAACTTCATCATGAACGCCGGCGAACGCAGGTTCGTCGACGACACGATCCCCAACGGCACCGGCACGGTGACCTACCGGATCGTGGGCTTTCGCACCATCAACCGGGGCGAGCCGGCGTACTTCGTGGTGGCCTTCGGCGCGGGCAACTCCGCCGAGGTCATCATGACCGGCGAGGACGCCGCCTGAGGGGCGCTTCGCTCGAGGTTCGCCAACGTACCGCCCGCCCCCGGCGTGGACGCCCGTCCGCCCCGGGGGCGTGCGCGTGCGCCCGGAGCGGGCCGGCCCCGACCCGGCTCGATCGGGGCCCTACCGTGCGCCGAACCCAGGGGGAATCTCATCATGCACGCACGCACCCGACCCGTTGCCGCCGCGCTCGCGGCCGTCCTGCCGCTCTCGCTCCTTACCGCCTGCGCCACCACCGCCGACCCCGACGCCCGCGCCGAGCCGGCCGCGCGAGTGCACTACCTGGAGATCGTCACGCCCGACGTCGCCGAGACCTGCGCCCTGCTGGGCCAGACCCAGGGCCTGCGCTTTGGCGAGCCCGTCGCCGAGCTTGGCCTGGCCCGAACCGCCCCGCTCGCCGGGGGTGGCCGCGTGGGCGTGCGCCCCATCATGGCCCCGGGCGAGGGCCCGGTGGTGCGGCCCTACGTGCTGGTCGACGACCTGGACGCCGCCGTGCAAGCCGCCCGCGATGCGGGGGCCCAGATCGCCATCGACCGCATGGCCATCCCCGGCCAGGGCGTCATCGCGATCTACATCCTGGGGGGCATCGAGCACGGGCTGTGGATGCTCGAGGGGGACGATGAGGACGGGGACGAGGGCGGCTGACCGGCGATTCATGCGCGGCTCATCGCCGGTTCATGGGGCCGGGCGAAGCTTCGGGAAGAACCCCGGAGGACCCGCGCCATGCCCTATCCCAAGAACAAGACCGAAGACCACGGACCGAGCGTCAAGGACGATGAGAAGTACGAGGCCCTCCGCCGCGAGGGGATGAGCAAGGAAAAGGCCGCCCGCATCGCCAACGCCGACAACCCCGGCGAAAAGGGCGGCAAGCACCCGCCCTACGAGGATTGGACCAAGGACGAGCTCTACGAGCGCGCCCAGGAGGTCGGCATCGAGGGCCGCAGCGACATGACCAAGGACGAGCTGATCGACGCCCTGCGGAATCACTGACGCAGGCTACTCGAGGGCCTTGCGGCCCCACGGCAGGTCGAAGCGGTCCCTGGTCGTGCAGTAGCTGGGCCCGCCCATGCGGCCGAAGGCGGCGAGCTTCGCCGGGTCGGTGTGGCGCCGCTCGTTGACCAGGCCCTCGGCGGCGTGCACGCGGACGACCTCGCCCAGGACGAGGTTTCCGCTGGAGGCAACGCCGGGGTTGGTGCGGATGACCTGCCGGGTGACGCACTCGAAGGCCGCCGGGCACTCGGCGACCCTGGGCGGCTTGACGACGCTGCTGGCGATGGGCGTGAGGCCGCTGAGGTCGAACTCGCTCTGGCCGTGCGGCAAGGGCTCGGCGCACGCGGCGACCTGCCTTGCGATGGCCTCGGTCACGACGTTGACGACGAACTCGCCCGTGCCGCCGTCTTCCTCGAGCCTGGCGTTGCGCAGGGTGTCCTTGTCCTCGCCGGCCGCGTCGCTGGCCGGGCAGAAGGCGAGCATCATGGGCTCGCTGCCCACGCCGCAGAAGAAGCTGAAGGGCGCCAGGTTCGTGCGGCCGTCGGCGGAGATGGTCGAGACGAAGGCGATGGGCCTGGGCACGATCATCCCGATGAGCAGCTTGTAGCGGTCGCTGGCGGGCAGGTCTTGGGGCGTCAGTTCCATGCCGCGAGCGTACGGGCCAACGCGGGCGGACGGGCCCGGCTCAGCGCCGGCGGCGACGCGGGGCGTCCTCTCCGCCGCCCTGGCCGGGGCTCTCTCGGCGCGATTCGGCCGTCTTGGGCGTGCTCGTCACGTCGAAGAGGATCATCTGCTCGGCCCGGCTGGGCTCGGCCGGCTCGGCGAAGATGCCCCAGAAGCCCGGCGAGTTGTACGCCTTGACCGTCAGCGGCGGATGCACGTGGTGGGCGAAGGGCGCCCAGTAGCGCGTGTCGTCGATGGTGCCAAAGCGGTCCCACGGCTTGCGGAGCACCTCGAGGTCGGAGATGTCCGGCGCCCGGCTGGACGAGGTCATCATGCCGTTGAGGTCGATGGGGATCCACGTCGTCCGGCCGTTCTCGACCAGGGCGAACTCGACCCAGGCGATCATCTCGCCCTCGCGGTTGTTGCGCTGGGTCAGCACCTCCTCGTCGTCGGCCCTCGCGTCGGCGATGATGCCGATGACCATGCGCGCGGGCAGGCCCGCCCGCCGCATCGCGTACACGAGCAGCGCGCACGTGTCGAACTGGTTGCCGCGACGGCGCACGAACGTCGTCGGCACGCCGTGGATCTCGATGCCCTCGATCTCGCCCGTGCGCGCCGTGTTCAGGCCGTCGCCCGAACGCGAGCGGATGTGGCCCCAGACGGCGCCGGTGAGGTACTTTGCCAGGAGGTAGGGCGGCACGTCCTTGGGACTCGCGCCCAATCGTTGGATGACGTTATCCATGGAGCGCGCGACGCGGTCGAGACCCTCGTAGGGCTCGCCGTCCAGGCCCAGCTCGATGCCCACCTGCGGGTCGAGCGCGCTCAGGGCGTCCTCGGGCCAGTCGCCCGCGGGCCACTCGACGGCCATGGCGCGCTGGTCGTCGACGGTGACGTCGTAGGAGGTCATGGCCATGGTGGACACGACCTCGATGTCGCGGGCCGTGCCCTTGGCGATGGCCCAGCCCAGGTAGCGCGAGCCGGCGTGCTTGTTGTTCAGCCGAACGTACGGGTCGGTGCGCGCGGGGGTGGCGTCGCGATCGTTGACGCGGACGGCCATCTCGATGGTGTTCTCGTGCACGCGGTGGATGCTGGTGCGCTCGAGCATCGGCACGACGACGGTGGCCTGCTCGAACTCCCACGTGTCGTAGGAGGCGCCCCGGTTCTGGCCCTGGTTGCCCGCATCCTGCCAGGCGCGGATGTTGGCGCGGAAGCGGACGGTCCAGTCGCGGCTCTCGCCCTGGCGCAGCACGCTCTGGGCAAGGACGCCGCTGGCCAGCGCCAGGCCGGCCGCGGCGGCGGCCAGGTGTGTCATTCGGATCATGGAAAGGCCCCCTGTGGGTCTGGGCGTTGCGGCGGCGCGGCGGGGCCGCGGCGCATCTGCCAGACTGTACGGGCCGGCCGGTGGCGGGTTGCGTGGGACCCGACCGGGCCGCCGGGCGTCCATACGATGCCGGGCAACCCCTTTCCCTGGCCGATCACCCCCCGAGCACGCCCGCAGGAGCTTCCATGACCGCATCGAGCACGATGACCGCCAGCAAGACCCGCACCGAGAAGGACTCCATGGGCACGATGGAGGTGCCCGCAGATGTGCTCTACGGCGCCAGCACGCAGCGGGCCGTGCTGAACTTCCCCATCAGCGGCCGGCCGGTGCCCATGGCGATCGTGCGGGCCTACGGGGTGCTCAAGGCGGCCTGTGCGCGCTCCAACGCGGAACTGGGGCTGGTCGACCAGGACCGCGCCGCCGCCATCGAGCGCGCCTGCGAGGCCATCACGAGCGGCTTGAAGGACCACGGCGGGCTGGAGCGCCACTTCCCGGTGGACATCTTCCAGACCGGCAGCGGCACCAGCACCAACATGAACGCCAACGAGGTGATCGCCAACCTGGTGTGCCTGGAGCGCGGCGCGCCCATCGGCAGCTCGAAGGACCAGGCCTACCTCGACGCCGGCGGCGTGCACCCCAACGACCACGCCAACTACGGGCAGTCGTCCAACGACACCTTCCCCACCGCCATGCACGTGGCCGCCGCGGTGGCGATCAAGAACGACCTGCTGCCTGCGCTCGACCGATTGGCGAGTGCGCTCGAGAAGAAGGCCAAGGCCTGGGACAACGTGGTCAAGATCGGCCGCACGCACCTGCAGGACGCCACGCCAATCCGCCTGGGCCAGGAATTCAGCGGCTATGCCCGCCAGGTGCGCCAGGGCATCACGCGCCTGGAGCGCGCGCTCGAGACGCTCGCCGAGCTTCCCCTGGGCGGCACGGCCGTGGGCACGGGCATCAACACCCACACGCGCTTCGGCTCGCTCGTGGCGAAGGAGCTGAGCAAGGCCACCGGCTGCCCCTTCCGCGAGGCCGAGAACCACTTCGAGGCCCAGCACGCCAAGGACGCGCTCGTCGAGACCAGCGGCCACTTGCGCACGATCGCGGTCAGCATGAGCAAGATCGCCAACGACGTGCGCTGGTTGGGCAGCGGGCCGCGCTGCGGCATCGGCGAGCTGAAGCTGCCGGCCGTGCAGCCGGGATCGAGCATCATGCCCGGCAAGGTGAACCCGGTGATCTGCGAGGCCGTGGTGATGGTCTGCTGCCAGGTCATCGGCAACGACGCGGCCGTCGCGACCGGCGGGCTCGGCGGCGTGGGGAGCCTGCTGGACCTCAATGTTGCGATGCCGATGATGGCCGCCAACGTGCTCGAGTCGATCGAGTTGCTGGCCAACAGCAGCGACGCATTCCGCGAGAAGCTGGTCGAGGGCCTCGAGCCCGACGAGGAACGGTGCGCGGCGCTGATCGAGGGCAGCCTGGCCATGTGCACCAGCCTGGCCCCCGTCATCGGCTACGACCAGGCCGCCGCCATCGCCAAGGAGGCCTTTGCCAGCGGCAAGACCGTGCGTGAGATCGCCACCGAAAAGAACGTGCTGCCCAAGGCCGAACTCGACAAGCTGCTGGACGCGCGGAGCATGACCGAGCCGGAGGGCTGAGGCATCGAGCGACCCGCCCCGTCGACGCTGGCCCGGCTGGAGTACGCGTGCGTGCCATCGGCGGTGTATGCGGCGGGCATGGCGGCCGGCACAGTGGCGATGTCGGGCGTGGCGGTCGCGTACGAGCAATTCCTGGCCATCGGGCTGATCACGTCGATCGCGTGGATGGCGCACCTGCTGGACCGAGCGAAGCCGCTGCTGCGATGGCACGACCCGGCCGACCGCATGGCCGACGCGGCGCGCGACGCGTGGGTCGTGCGACATCGGCTCGGGCTCAACCTCGCGGCGATCGAGGCGGGCATCATGGCGAGCGTGCTGGCGCTGATCATCGAGCCGTGGCTTGTGCTGCTCGTGCCCGTGGGCGCCGCATCGGTGCTTGCCTATGGCGCCCGGGCGAGCGACAGCCGTCGCCTGCGCCCCAAGGACGTGCTTGTCATCAAGAACGCGCTGACGGGGCTTGCATACGCCACGCTCATTGGCTGCGTGCTGTGGGCGGCGCTGCCATCGCACGAGGAGCTTTGGATCGCACTGGCCGTGGTTGCGCTGCTGGTGACGGCCGACGCGATGCTCAGCGACATCGACGACACGCCCGCGGACGCGACCTTCGGCACGCGCACGGTGTCGGTGTGGGCCGGCCGGCGCTGGGCCCGCACCGTCGGCCTGGGCGTCCACGGCATGGCCGTCGTCCTCTGGCTGGTTCTCGGAACCGGGACGGGCGGGCTTTTTGCATACGGGCTACCACTTACTGCGATCATTCTGACGCTCTCGCCAGCCCTTCGCACCGCGATCGATCTGCGTGCGGGACTGCTGGGGGCGATGGCGTTGCTCTGGCTGGCGACCCACTCGTAAACTCGACGCTTCGATTCCGAGTATAGTGATTACTAGCAAATACCCATGCGCGCCCTTCGACGGACCATCCCAAGTCTCCTGTGCGCCAGCCTGGCCTGGATGCTGGGTGGGTGCGCCAGCGAGCTTCGGCCGATCCAGCAGACGTTTCGGCAGGGCAACTTCGACGCGGCGGTCGAGGAAATTCGCGCATATGCCCGGCGGCACGACGGCGGCACACCCCAGACGGTGATCGCCCACATCGAGCACGGCTCGATGGCGCGGATGGTCGGGCGTTTCGCCGAGAGCGATCGGGCCTTCGCGATGGCCGAGGCGAAGATGGCCGAACTGGATGAGGACCCGGGCATCAGCGCGAGCGAGCGGATCTCCGCGATGGCGCGCACGCCGGACCGCATTGCGTACGAGGGTTTCTTCTATGACCGCCAGTTCGTGGCGGCGTATCGAGCATTGAACTCGCTGGCGATGGGCGAGATCGAAGACGCCCGGCAGCACTTCGTGCGGGCCGACCGCTGGCAGACGTACGCCATCGTCGAGAGCCGCAACCGAGCCGAACGCGTACGCGAGGAACAGGCCGCGGCACGACGTCGCGTGGGTTCGTTCGATCGCATTGCCGGCGATCCCCGCTTCGAGGAGGTCACACGGGAGAAGTACGGCGATCTTTCACAATACGAGGCCTACGCCGAGTTCGCGAATCCGTACGTCGACATGCTGCGTGCGGTGTACCTCATGGGCGTGGCCGAGAGCGCGGCCGACTACGACGTCGCCCGGAACCTGCTCCGCCGCGTGGCGGGCATGGCGCCCGACAATCCGTACGTCCTGCAGGACCTGGACCTTGCCGATCGCCTGGCGCAGGGCGAGGCCGAGCGTCCGGAGCTTGTGTACGTGTTCTTCGAGACGGGGCTGGCGCCATTCCGCGAGCAGACGCGGATCTCGATCCCGATCTTCGTGGTGACGGACGTCGCGCAGATCGTCCCGATCGCGGCGCCCTACATCGTATTCGACGGCACGTACGTTCCGACCCTGCTGGCCAGCACGCCCGAGGGCACGCACCAGTCGTCGCAGTTGGCGAACGTCGACCGGATCGTCGCGGCGGAGTTCTACGAGCAGTTGCCGGGCTTGCAGACTCGGATGATCGCGGCGGCGGCGTTCAAGGTGGGCGTGCAGGCGGGGCTGTACGCGGCGACACGGCGCTCCGACCCGATCATCCGCATCCTGACCATGATCGGCGGCGCGATCTGGGCGGCATCGACCAACGAGGCCGACCTGCGGACGTGGGCGACCCTGCCCAAGCACGTGGAGTACGTCCGGCTCGATGCGCCAAGTGATGGCCGCGTTTCGCTCGACGTGGGCGGGCGACGCTACTCGGTTGCGGTCGAACCCGAGGGCATCACCCTCATCACGGTGCGCTCGGTGCGTCCGGGCGCGCCCGTGCTCATCACAACCACCAACCTGGAGCCCGAACCATGGACGTTCGAGCCGACGCAATCACCGTAAGAATCTGGAAGGGAGCATCTGGCATGACGTGCAAGAGAATGAGAAACAGAGCCCTGCTGGCCGCGTGCGTGGCGGGCGCCGTGCTGGCCGCGGGCTGCTCGCGATGGCAGCCGCGCGTGAACACCACGCAGGAAGCCGAACGTGAAGGCAAGCCGCAGCAGATCGAGGACGCCCGGCTGATCTGGGACAAGGACCTTGCCAGGGCCGTGCAACTGATCGGCCTGATCGAGGGCACGGCGCCCAACGGCTTCAAGAAGGTCGAGGCCGAATTGTTCAATGCCACGCGGCAGCGGATGGCCATTCGCTATCGCTTCGAGTGGTTCGACGCGGAGGGCTTCGCGGTCGATTCTGCCATGGACGGCTTCCGCGACCGGGCGCTGCTGTCGGGCGAGCGTGCGCGCATCAGCGCGGTGGCGCCCAACGAGCGCGCGGTCGACTTCGAGCTGGAAATCATCGGCGCCCCCTGAGACACACCCAAGAACACGAGGACATACTCATGCACATCAAGACACTCTTCGCGCTGGCGGGCGTTGCCGCCGTTTCCGCACTGCCCGCCTGCCGCAGCGACGCCTATGGCCCGCGTGAGCAGGCCCGGGGTACCGAGATCACCACGCACGGCCTGAACGTGCAGGACATCGAGCGTGTGGCCACCGAGCTGAGCGAGAGCCTGATCCAGTCGAATTACATCACCGACGAGGGTGAGCCGGCGGCCATTGCCGTCAACCGCTTCGTGAACAACTCGAGCCAGATCAACATCGACCGCGACCGCGTGACCAACCGCATCATGCAGGTCTTCGTGAATAGCGGGCAGGCCGTTGGCTATACGCCCAGCGACTTCGAGACGCTCGTGACCCGCGGCACGCTTCCCGAGCGCTCGTACATCCTCAACGCGAAGATCTACGAGGACGTTGCCGAGTTGGGGCGGGACTTGCAAGTCTCGTACATCTTCCAGATGCAGCTGCTGCGCTACACCGGCGACGGCGTGAACCCGCAGATCTGGATCGAGGAGCAACGCATCACGACCGAGAGCCGCCGGCCGCGGTAGGCTTGCTCGGACACACCGGGGGACTGAACCATGCGTCGTACGCTCGCTGCAATCGCCATCGCCTCGTGCGTGGGCCTGCTTTCGCCGGCCGTCCTCGCGCAGGATCGGCCCGCCACCATCGCCGAGGCTCCACCGTGGCAGGCCGCGGTCGACCAGGCCGTGCGCGAGGAGATGGAGCGACAGGAACTCGTCGGCGTGGCCATCGGCGTGATCCGCGAGGGACGCATCGTCTACACGGCGGGCTACGGGCTGGCCGATCGCGAGAACGAGGTGGCTGTCACGGACGACACGATGTTCCGCTGGGCATCGATCTCAAAGCCCGTGACGGCCGTCGCGGCGATGCAATTGGTGGAGGCCGGCGAACTGGATCTTGAGGCCGACGTGCGGGCGTACGTACCCGAGTTTCCCGACAAGGGCGCCCCTATCTCGACCGAGCAGTTGCTGAGCCACCTGAGCGGCATCGTGCACTATCGCAACGGGCCGGTGGAGCGACAGCCACGCGACTACGAAACCGACCATCCCTTCGAGAGCGTCATCCTGGCGCTTGACACGTTCGCCCCGTCGCCGCTGGTGAGCCAGCCGGGCGAGCGGTATAGCTACAGCACGCACGCGTACATCCTGGCCAGCGCAGTCGTGGAGCGCGCGGGCAGGGGCACGTTCTGGGCGCAGGTGCAGGAGCGCATCTGCGAGCCTCTGGGGCTGACCACGCTGCAACCCGATTACCAGTGGTTGGACATACCGAACAGGGCCGTGGGGTATCGCAAGATCGGCGAGCACGTATTCAAGACGACCAACACCGACGTGAGCTGGAAGCTGGGCGGCGGCGGGTTCATCTCGAACGTGCACGACCTTGCACGCTTCGCCGCGGCGCTCATGAATCATGAACTGGTGAGCGACGCAACGAGCCTGGACATGTGGACGCCCCGGGTCGATCGTCAAGGCGAGGCGACCGGATACGGGCTGGGGCTGAGCGTCTCGCGCCCCAACGACACCCTGCGCATCGCCCACAACGGCTCGCAGGAGAAGGCTCGCACGCGAATGGTCTTCTACCCCGAGCAGCGCCACGGCGTGGTGGTGATGACCAATACCGAGCATGCGAACCCGGGCGCCATCACCACCGCCATTTATCGGGCGATCAATCGCTCGGCAAGCGAGGAAGCCGTTCAGAACCTGGACAGCGTCGGCCCGTAGACGATCGCGTTCATCAGCATCCGCATGCCCGCGTGGTGGAAGCCGCGGATCGTGACGTCGTCGGCGAAGACGATGACCGATCCGCCCCCCATGCGGTGGTGAATGATGAAGGGCTGGCCGGCCATGCGATCCTGGTTCTGCTCGCTGACGGGGCCGGAGATGATGGGCTGGTCCTGGTCGAACCGAGCGACCACGTAGGCGTCGTCTCGCATGGGCAGATTGCTCATGCCGCGGACGAGCACGCCCATCCAGTCCTGGTGCTCGTGCAGGCCGGCGGTGAGGGGGTGGCTGGTGTCCAGCCGGGTGAGCGCCATAGCGCCGGCGACGCGGCGCGCGACCGAGTCGTCTTCCCGCTCGGCCCAGGTCTTGGTGTGGGCCTTGGGCTCTCCATCGGAACCTCGCCCGTCGCGGTCGGGCTCGGCGCCGGCCAGTTCTCGCAGGGCCCAGCCCGCGGCGCCGTCGCTTGCCACCACGGCCCCGCCTCGCCGCAGCCAGCCGTTGATGTTCTCGGCGGCGCTGCCCGACAGCCCGCCCATCGAGGGAAGCACGATGACGCTGTAATCGCTGAGATCGATGCGGCCCAGATCACCCGCGTCGACGCGCGTGTATGGGAAGGGGAACGCAATGTCGAGCATGTGCCAGTGCTGGCCTGCGCTCAGGCTGTTCACGCTGGGACCGGTGGCCAGCAGCACCTTGGGCAGCCGCATGATGGGGTTGGCGTTGTTGCCCAGCATCGGGCCGCTCTGCGTGAAGCCCTCGCTGGCACGGTGCACGCTGACGCCGCTGGCCAGCACGTCGCGCACGAACGCCTCCAGGTCGCGGTCCGGGTTGCGGATGAGGTGCACCAGCAGGCTGCCCTTGGCGAAGGACTTGCCGTCGACCTCGACGGCGTCGCCAAGCACGCGGCAGAAGATGTCGTGCTCGACGGCGTGGCCCACGGCGACGGGAAAGTTGTGGTGGCTCGAATCGATGAGCAGCGCGACCCCTCCGCTGCCGGTGAGCCTCGCCGTGGGCGGCGCGTACCGCGTGAGCGGCTCGGTGCTGGCATCGAGGTACGCGTCGCTCCACCATGCGTTGACGCCGAAGCTGATGGGCAGGCTCCAGGCGGTGATGTCGTACGTGTCGGGATTCTCAACGTCGGTCACGCGCTCGAACATGGTGCGCACGAGCGCGGACATCGGCTGGCGGGCATCAATGATCCAAGATCCTTCGGGCAACTCAAGCCCGTCGATGGTCTCGCCGGTGTCGTAGGTCGCAAACGAACTGGTGGTCGCGGATTCGGTGAGTTGCTGCACCTCGATGCCGTGCATCAGGCAGAAGTCCCAGACCTTCTTCAGCACCGCCGGGTCGTTGCTGGTCGAGATCGCAAATGACTTGGGGCCGGGGCCAGCGCCCTGGCTTGCCTCTTCCCAGAACCTGGCAAAGCGCTCGAGCTGGGCCTTGCGATTGGCGGCGGTGGTCTCCGCGTAGTTCATCGCCGTGACGAAGTGGTCACGGACGCGCTCGGCGAGGGTCAAGACGTACTGGTCGCTCACGCGGATGCTCAGCCCGGCGCGCCCGTGGCCGGCCTTCTCGAGCAGCAGGCCGATGGCGCCGTGATACACCGGCAGCACCTTGCCGTAGCCGGGGTAGAGGTAGTCAAAGCGCTCGCGCGTGGCGTACACGATGCCGCGCTCGTCGTATGCCTTCGCGTTCGCCCGACCGTACAGGGCGATCCAGTCCTTGGTTTCCTGGGGAATGTTCTGGTTGTAGGGCGTATCGCCCTCGCCGAAGAAGTAGGGGCTGGTGTGTCCCTGCTCGTGGTAGTCAAGGTGGAGCTGGGGAAGGTAGCGGCGCATGGCGGCCAGCCGGGCACGGCTCTCGGGATGCACGCCCCACACCAGGTCTCGATTGAGGTCGAACAGGTAATGGTTGCTCCGGCCGCTGGGCCAGGGCTCGTCGTGCTCGAACGCGTCGGGGTTGGGATCGGGCGCGATGCCCATGGCGTTCTCGTACCACGCGACGTAGCGGCTCTGGCCGTCGGGGTTGACCTGCGGATCAACGACGATGACGCACGTGTCGAGAATGTCGGCAACTTCGTCGTTGGTTGCCGCGGCCAGGGTGTAGGCGAACTGCATCGAGATCTCGCCGCAGCTTGCCTCGTTGCCGTGCACGCCGAAGCTGTACCAGATGACGGCTGGGTTGTTCTCGATGATCTCGTCGCGTCGCGCGGCGCTCAGGTTCTCCGCATCGCGCAGCTCAGCGTTGGCGGCGAGGATCTGGTCGAGCCGCTCCAGGTTCGACGGGCTCGAAATCGTCAGCATGACCAGCGGCCGATCCTGATGGGTGCGGCCGTATTCGGCAAAGCGGACGCGGTCGCTGGCGTTGGCCAGTGTTCGGCAATATTCCACGCGGTCGTGGTGCCGCGTGAATCGCTCGCCCACCTTGTAGCCCAGCGTGCCCTCGGGGGTGGGGACGGCTGGATCGAAACGCAACCCGTCGAAGTAGTCGTAGAGCAGTTCTTCGTTGGGCGAAACGTCACGGGCTTGGAGCATTCCCTGGGCGATGGCCCGTGGGGCCGTCACGCAGATTGTCAGACCCAGCACACAAGCGGCGATTGCACGCATCCGTATCTCCTCAGGCCAGCGATTCGAGCCTCAGCCGACCCCGGCTTCCACCGCGGCCGCCGGTGGCGGGGAGGGTGGACCATGGGGTGGTGGCAGGCGCAGGTACCGCGCGAGCCACCTGGAACCAATATAGAACGGCACGGTATCCAGTAACGCGGCGGCGAACTTGAATGCGTATCCAGTACCGATAAACAGCAACAACTGGGGCGCGATGGGATCGGTCTCGTCGACGGGCAGCCCGCCGGCAATGTAGTACGTAATCAGGATGACCGCCACGGTGTCGACCAATTGGCTCACCAGTGTGCTGCCGTTGTTTCGCAGCCACAGGTGCCGGCCGTTGGTCAATCGCTTCCAGAAGTGGAAGACCTGGACGTCCACGAGCTGAGCTACCAAGTAGGCCACCATGGAGGCCAGCACGGCCGCGAAGGCCAGCGAGCGGATCTCGAAGAAGACCGGGACACGCCCCGCGGCGTCGGCAATCAGTTCTCCGGTCTGCGGATCGACCGGTTCGAAGCCCGGCAACACTCCGCCGAACCACAGCACGAAGACGACCCACGCGTTGACGACCAGCCCCATCCACACCACCGCGTTGGCGCGCCGGCGGCCATAGAGCTCGCTGATAAAGTCGGTGCACAGGAAGGTGATGGGGTAGGGCAAGACGCCCACCGCCACGGCGAAGGTAAGGGTGAGGGCGTCCGGGCCGCTGCCCACCGTCGCCTCGCCCAGCTTAATGAACCGGCTGATGCCCAGGATGTTTAGCATGGCCAGCGAGGCCAGGAACAGCCCGGCCAGCACCAGGAACACGCCTTCACGCCGCCGGTACAGCGTGGCCTCGTCGAGCCTTGAAAGCCCGTCGTAGCCATGTTGGCGGCTGGGCAGCGTGGCGAGGGCTTCGTTTGGGGTCCCCATGATCGGGACGATAGCGATTGATGGCCTGTAGCGACGCGTGGTAGCCTGGAGGGCAGGAACAAACCGCATCCGCCTAGCATCGTCCCGTGAGCACCGCCGCCGACCAGACCGAAGCCGCCGCCGACGCACGGGAGAATCAGCCGACCCCTGACGGGCTGGCGGCAGGCCTGGAGGCCATCCTGCTGG
This portion of the Phycisphaerales bacterium genome encodes:
- a CDS encoding M14 family metallopeptidase, whose amino-acid sequence is MRAIAACVLGLTICVTAPRAIAQGMLQARDVSPNEELLYDYFDGLRFDPAVPTPEGTLGYKVGERFTRHHDRVEYCRTLANASDRVRFAEYGRTHQDRPLVMLTISSPSNLERLDQILAANAELRDAENLSAARRDEIIENNPAVIWYSFGVHGNEASCGEISMQFAYTLAAATNDEVADILDTCVIVVDPQVNPDGQSRYVAWYENAMGIAPDPNPDAFEHDEPWPSGRSNHYLFDLNRDLVWGVHPESRARLAAMRRYLPQLHLDYHEQGHTSPYFFGEGDTPYNQNIPQETKDWIALYGRANAKAYDERGIVYATRERFDYLYPGYGKVLPVYHGAIGLLLEKAGHGRAGLSIRVSDQYVLTLAERVRDHFVTAMNYAETTAANRKAQLERFARFWEEASQGAGPGPKSFAISTSNDPAVLKKVWDFCLMHGIEVQQLTESATTSSFATYDTGETIDGLELPEGSWIIDARQPMSALVRTMFERVTDVENPDTYDITAWSLPISFGVNAWWSDAYLDASTEPLTRYAPPTARLTGSGGVALLIDSSHHNFPVAVGHAVEHDIFCRVLGDAVEVDGKSFAKGSLLVHLIRNPDRDLEAFVRDVLASGVSVHRASEGFTQSGPMLGNNANPIMRLPKVLLATGPSVNSLSAGQHWHMLDIAFPFPYTRVDAGDLGRIDLSDYSVIVLPSMGGLSGSAAENINGWLRRGGAVVASDGAAGWALRELAGAEPDRDGRGSDGEPKAHTKTWAEREDDSVARRVAGAMALTRLDTSHPLTAGLHEHQDWMGVLVRGMSNLPMRDDAYVVARFDQDQPIISGPVSEQNQDRMAGQPFIIHHRMGGGSVIVFADDVTIRGFHHAGMRMLMNAIVYGPTLSRF
- a CDS encoding queuosine precursor transporter; the encoded protein is MGTPNEALATLPSRQHGYDGLSRLDEATLYRRREGVFLVLAGLFLASLAMLNILGISRFIKLGEATVGSGPDALTLTFAVAVGVLPYPITFLCTDFISELYGRRRANAVVWMGLVVNAWVVFVLWFGGVLPGFEPVDPQTGELIADAAGRVPVFFEIRSLAFAAVLASMVAYLVAQLVDVQVFHFWKRLTNGRHLWLRNNGSTLVSQLVDTVAVILITYYIAGGLPVDETDPIAPQLLLFIGTGYAFKFAAALLDTVPFYIGSRWLARYLRLPPPHGPPSPPPAAAVEAGVG